Below is a genomic region from Lonchura striata isolate bLonStr1 chromosome 28, bLonStr1.mat, whole genome shotgun sequence.
TCAAAGGGGACAAAGCCCGGCCCTAAAGGGGACAAACCCCCGGCCCTAGAGGGGACAAAGCCCCGGCCCTAAAGGTACAAAACCCCGGCCCTAAAGGTACAAAACCCCGGCCCTAAAGGGAACAAAGCCCCGGCCCTAGAGGGGACAAAACCCCGGCCCTAAAGAGGACAAAGCCCTGGCCCTAAAGGAACAAAACCCCGGCCCTAAAGGAACAAAACCCCGGCCCTAAAGGGAACAAAACCCCGGCCCTAAAGGTTCAAAACCCCGGCCCTAGAGGGGACAAAACCCCGGCCCTAAAGGTTCAAAACCCCGGCCCTAAAATGtgcaaaaaccccaaccccaaagGGTTCAGAGCCTTGGACCTAAATGTGCAAAGCCCGGCCCTAAGAGGTGCAAGGTCCCAacctcaggggggttttggctCCAGCCCATCCTATCTATAGCCCAGCGTCTCTCTCCATCCTATTTCTGTGCCACGAATCCCGGGTTCGGGCCAAATCCACCGAGGCCGAGGCAATTATCTGCCAGCCCCGCTGCTCCACTTGCAActgcagctgtggctctgcccCCAAAGCCGGGACctgcaccccaaacccgggatctgcccccaaacccgggacctgcaccccaaaatcgggatctgcccccaaacccgggacctgcaccccaaacccgggATCTGCCCCCCAAAGCCGGGATCTGCCCCCAAACCCGGGGcctgcaccccaaaatcgggatctgcccccaaacccgggattccccccaaacctgggattccccccaaacccaggatctgcccccaaacccgggatctgccccccaaacccgggatctgcaccccaaacccgggacctgcaccccaaacccgggacctgcaccccaaacccgggatctgccccccaaacccgggacctgcaccccaaacccgggatctgccccccaaacccgggatctgccccccaaacccgggatctgcaccccaaacccgggacctgcaccccaaacccgggacctgcaccccaaacccgggatctgccccccaaacccgggattccccccaaacccgggattccccccaaacccgggacctgcaccccaaacccgggatctgcaccccaaacccgggatctgcccccaaacccgggattccccccaaacctgggattccccccaaacccaggatctgcccccaaacccgggatctgccccccaaacccgggatctgcaccccaaacccgggacctgcaccccaaacccgggacctgcaccccaaacccgggatctgccccccaaacccgggattccccccaaacccgggaTCTGAACCCCAAACCCCGGATTTGGGATTCCCCCCAATTCCcggatttgggattttcccccaaTCCCCGGATTTGGGATTCCCCCCAATCCCCGGATTTGGAATTTCCCCCCAGTGCCCCATGTTGGGATTTCCCCAATCCccgattttggggttttccccccaaatcccggcTCTCGGCCCCACCTGCGCCACGCCGCCCGCCACCAGCAGGCTCCAGTCgggcagccaggagcagccggGCAGCGCCAGCCCCAgggcggccagcagcaggaagggcagCAGGTAGAAGAGGTAAATCAGCATCTGGGGAGGGCAGCAGGTTTGGGGTAAATCAACAtctggggagggcaggaggtggaggaggtAAATCAGCAtctggggagggcaggaggtgGAAGAGGTAAATCAACAtctggggagggcaggaggtTTGGGGTAAATCAGCAtctggggagggcaggaggtTTGGGGTAAATCAACAtctggggagggcaggaggtTTGGGGTAAATCAACAtctggggagggcaggaggtTTGAGGTAAATCAACATCTGGGGAGGGCAGCAGGTTTGGGGTAAATCAACATCTGGGGAGCAGCCGCCGTCACCCCGCGGCTCGGGGGGCGCCGcgacccccgccccgccccctcaGCCTCACCTGCACCTTGGGGTAACCCACGGGGTCGCGCAGGTAGGGCTCGTGCAGGTAGGTGTAGTCAAAGCAGGAATCGGCCGGGCAGTCCAGCACCACCTGGGGGgcacggctgggcaggggagcctccccgggaccccaaaacccgccccgggaccccaaaacccgccccgggaccccaaaacccgccccgggaccccaaaacccgccCTGGGACACCAACATCCTCCCTGGGACACCAAAACactccccgggaccccaaaacccgccCTGGGACACCAAAACCCGCCCTGGGACACCAAAACactccccgggaccccaaaacccgccCTGGGACACCAAAACCCGCCCTGGGACACCAAAAccttccccgggaccccaaaacccgccCCGGGAGCCCAAAACCCGCCCCGGGACACCAAAACCCGCCCCGGGACACCAAAACccgccccgggaccccaaaacccgccCTGGGACCCTCAAGACCCTCCAGAACAACTCCAGGAGCCTCCAAGACCCTCCAGGGCCACCCCGAGGCCCCCAGGACCATCTCGAgactcccccaggacccccaaaagcCCCGCCAAGAGCCCCCGAGGCCAGTCAGGGTCACCCCAAGcccttccaggaccccccaagcccttccaggaccccccaagcccttccaggacccccccagccccccaggacccccccagccccccagaacccccccgagccccccaggactcccccaggacccccgagccccccgggccTCACCATCCCCCTGAAGAAGGTGAAGGCGGcggtgaggatgaggatgaggatgaggagcaggtccAGGGGCCGGCGGTGGAGGGGTTTGCGCTGCTCCTCCTCAATCTGCGAGAGGCACttcggggtttttggggtccgcacgctccccccggcccccccaaatccccgctCCGGCCTCACCTCGGCGGGGCTGAGGCTCGGCGGCGCCCGCGGCTGCTGGAAGAGCCGGAGGCCGGTCcaggcgaggaggaggaggtaggGCAGGTTGAGGAGGAAGGCCGGGCTCAGCTCGGAGCTGTACTTCCCTGCGGGACGGGGCGCGGGTGGGCGCGGGGCCTTCCTCCCGCtccccctcgtcctcctcccgccgctccccgcgcccGGTACCGAtcaggctgcccagcaggaaaACCACGGCGCTCATCAGCAGCGAGCCCAGCCAGAAGAGCCCCAGCGGCCGGCAGCGCTTCCTGCGGGACACGGAGCCCCTCCTCGGAATTCGGGATTTCCAACCCGAGCCCCTCCTCGGAATTCGGGATTATCCAACCCGAGCCCCTCCTCGGAATTCGGGATTTCGAACCCGAGCCCCTCCTCGGAATTCGGGATTTTGAACCTGAGCCCCTCCTCGGAATTCGGGATTATCCAGCCCGAGCCCCTCCTCGCAATTCGGGATTATCCAGCCCGAGCCCCTCCTCGGAATTCGGGATTATCCAACCCGAGCCCCTCCTCGGAATTCGGGATTATCCAACCCGAGCCCCTCCTCGGAATTCGGGATTATCCAGCCCGAGCCCCTCCTCGGAATTCGGGATTATCCAACCCGAGCCCCTCCTCGGAATTCGGGATTTCCAGCCCGAGCCCCTCCTCGGAATTCGGGATTATCCAACCCGAGCCCCTCCTCGGAATTCGGGATTATCCAGCCCGAGCCCCTCCTCGGAATTCGGGATTATCCAGCCCGAGCCCCTCCTCGGAATTCGGGATTATCCAACCCGAGCCCCTCCTCGGAATTCGGGATTTCCAACCCGAGCCCCTCCTCGGAATTCGGGATTTACATCCCTGatccctgagccctctcctCAAAATGATTCAGGATTATCCAACACCCTCCCCAGGAAATTCGGGATTCCCGCCCCTCAGGAATTTCGGGATTCCCGCCCCTCAGGAATTTCGGGGTTTCCCCGCGCACCtgcgccccgcggccccggccagCGCCAGGCCCAGCCCGCAGTGAACGGTACCGGCCCAGTAGCAGCTGAGGAGCCCGTGAGCCGTGCGCAGGTGGGGATCGCCCTGCGGGACACCGGGAGGGACCGGTCACACCGGGAGGGGACCGGGTCACACCGGGAGGGACCGGTCACACCGGGAGGGCACCGGGGGGGGAGCGGGTCACACCGGGGGGGACACCGGGTCACaccggggctggggacaccgggagggaGCACCCGGTCCCACCGGGAGGGGACACCCGGTCCCACCGGGGGGAACACCGGGGGGGACAGCCGGTCCCACCGGGGGGACAGCCGGTCCCACCGGGGGGACAGCCGGTCCCCGGGGGTCGGGCGCCGGAGCCGGGGCTGCGCGGGCAGGGCGGCACCTCCCGCACGTAGAGCTCCGTGATGCCCGAGATGATCCCGTCCTCCTCCAGCGCGATCAGCAAATCCACGGCCGACACGCAGGAGAACAGCGCGAACACTGCGGGGAGCAGGGGGGCTCCGTGCGGGGTCCCCAAATCCCGAATCCCGCATTCCTGCTCCGTGCGGGGTCCCAAAATCCCGAATCCCGCATCCTGCTCCGTGCGGGGTCCCCAGAGTCCCGCATCCCGCATTCCTGCTCCGTGCGGGGTCCCAAAATCCCGAATCCCGCATTCCTGCTCCGTGCGGGGTCCCAGAATCCCGAATCCCGCATTCCTGCTCCATGTCAGGTACTCCAGAATCCCACATCCCGCATTCCTGCTccgtgaggggtcccaaaatcccgaatcccgaatcccaaatccccgcTCTGTGTGAATCCCGATTCCCCTCAGATCCCAAACCCCCGCTCTGTGTGAATCCCAATTCCCCTCACATCCCAAATTCCCGCTGTGTGTGAATCCCAATTCCCTTCACATCCCAAATTCCCGCTCCGTGCGGGTCCCGATTCCCCTCAGATCCCAAATTCCCGCTCCGTGTGAATCCCAATTCCCTTCACATCCCGATTCCCCTCAGATCCCAAACCCCCGCTCCGTGCGGGTCCCAATTCCCCTCAGATCCCAAATTCCCGCTCTGTGTGAATCCGATTCCCCTCACATCCCAATTCTCCTCACATCCCGATTCCCCTCAGATCCCAATTCCCCTCACATCCCAATTCCCCTCAGATCCCAAATTCCCGCTCCGTGTGAGTCCCAATTCCCCTcagatcccaaattccctctctGTGTGAATCCCAATTCCCCTCAGATCCCAAACCCCCGCTCGTGCGGGTCCCACG
It encodes:
- the LOC110478342 gene encoding transmembrane 6 superfamily member 2, which translates into the protein MQLPAGPAALAAPLLALPVAFGVSAVTCLDPPAPALLLLLLGLVSLLILTGSIGLVQDPLFCVFALFSCVSAVDLLIALEEDGIISGITELYVREGDPHLRTAHGLLSCYWAGTVHCGLGLALAGAAGRRKRCRPLGLFWLGSLLMSAVVFLLGSLIGKYSSELSPAFLLNLPYLLLLAWTGLRLFQQPRAPPSLSPAEIEEEQRKPLHRRPLDLLLILILILTAAFTFFRGMVVLDCPADSCFDYTYLHEPYLRDPVGYPKVQMLIYLFYLLPFLLLAALGLALPGCSWLPDWSLLVAGGVAQAQFAHLGSSLHPRTPFPYRTPEEALGTFLLSNALYALAPQLLALRCLRCPAFFLRPAAAARKLQ